A DNA window from Fragaria vesca subsp. vesca linkage group LG3, FraVesHawaii_1.0, whole genome shotgun sequence contains the following coding sequences:
- the LOC101312419 gene encoding pentatricopeptide repeat-containing protein At5g46100-like, translated as MGSKTLFKWSKQITSLQVGQLIKAEKDLQKALIIFDSATAEYTNGFRHDHSTFGLMISRLVSANQFRSAEALLDRMREEKCSITEDIFLSVCRGYARVHRPLDSVRVFDKMEDFQCKPTEKSYITIFGILVEENQLKVAFRFYKYMRRTGIPASIVSLNILIKALCKNSSSMDAAVRIFREMPDHGYTPDSYTYGTLINGLCKLGKIGEAKELFHEMGTKDCLPSVVTYTCLIRGLCQSNNLDEAVELFEEMKCKGINLNVFTYSSLMDGFCKGGRSSEAMELLDLMVSKRHLPNMVTYSTLLHGLCQEGKLQEALEILDKMKLQGLKPDAGQYGKLITGFCNVSKFQEAANFLDEMVLGGISPNRLTWSLHVRIHNAVVQGLCLSGNLARAFQLYLSMRTRGFSIDVETFDTLVKYICKKGDLHKAYRIVDEMVLDGCVPDYGIWNVVVEGFWDRTKVREPAELLHVELMSELAD; from the coding sequence ATGGGGAGTAAAACCCTGTTTAAATGGTCGAAACAGATCACTTCTTTGCAAGTCGGGCAGCTGATAAAAGCCGAGAAGGACCTCCAGAAAGCGCTGATTATATTTGACTCCGCAACAGCTGAGTACACCAATGGCTTTCGGCATGATCACAGCACTTTTGGCCTCATGATATCTAGATTAGTCTCTGCAAACCAGTTCAGGTCTGCCGAGGCGCTGCTTGATAGGATGAGGGAGGAGAAATGCAGCATTACGGAAGATATATTCTTGTCTGTTTGTAGAGGATATGCTCGAGTTCATAGGCCACTGGATTCTGTCAGGGTGTTTGACAAGATGGAGGATTTTCAGTGCAAACCAACTGAAAAATCTTACATTACAATATTTGGGATTCTTGTGGAGGAAAACCAGTTGAAGGTTGCTTTCAGATTCTACAAGTATATGAGGAGAACCGGCATTCCAGCTAGCATTGTTTCACTTAATATTTTGATTAAAGCGCTTTGTAAGAACAGTAGTTCCATGGATGCAGCTGTTCGGATATTTCGTGAGATGCCTGATCATGGCTACACCCCTGATTCATATACATATGGTACATTGATTAATGGACTGTGTAAGTTGGGGAAGATTGGTGAGGCAAAGGAGCTATTCCATGAGATGGGAACAAAAGATTGTTTGCCATCTGTTGTTACGTATACTTGCCTGATACGTGGTTTGTGCCAATCTAACAATTTGGATGAAGCTGTGGAATTGTTTGAAGAAATGAAATGCAAAGGTATCAACCTGAATGTGTTTACTTATAGTTCGTTGATGGATGGTTTCTGCAAGGGTGGACGTTCTTCAGAAGCAATGGAATTATTAGACTTGATGGTTAGTAAACGTCATTTGCCCAACATGGTCACTTATAGTACGTTGCTTCATGGACTCTGCCAAGAAGGGAAGCTACAAGAGGCTTTGGAGATTCTGGACAAGATGAAGCTGCAGGGCTTAAAACCAGATGCAGGGCAGTATGGTAAACTAATAACTGGCTTCTGCAATGTTTCCAAGTTCCAGGAAGCTGCAAACTTTCTTGATGAGATGGTCCTGGGTGGGATTTCACCTAACAGATTAACCTGGAGTCTTCATGTCAGGATCCATAATGCAGTAGTTCAAGGCCTGTGTTTAAGTGGCAACCTAGCTCGAGCCTTTCAGTTGTATCTTAGCATGCGCACCAGGGGTTTCTCAATTGATGTAGAAACTTTTGATACTCTAGTGAAATACATCTGTAAAAAAGGTGACCTGCACAAAGCTTATCGAATTGTTGATGAGATGGTGCTTGATGGATGCGTTCCAGATTATGGAATATGGAATGTTGTGGTTGAAGGGTTTTGGGATCGCACCAAGGTGCGTGAACCTGCTGAGTTGTTGCATGTTGAGCTGATGAGCGAATTAGCTGATTAA
- the LOC101304463 gene encoding uncharacterized protein LOC101304463, with protein sequence MDRGRGSTPVNTPPFFDRTDYSQWKVMMTAFLISQDDERQWTMVEEGWKHPLKPMNEGSAVLMQKPKSKWDYIEKGDFRMNTKALNSLFFALPKKERRRIITRIITCPNAKNAWDTLATTYEDPISSHRIVKKFLCAIPPSYEAKQIAIEEAQNLDTYSLDELVGNLEVFESKRKKSSKSKTIALSTVNEVDEKQKEPEFLEGSLEEIAYLTKQFDKMLRKRRSFPVGRNPSRGLSSRNPKPSDTTGDRNPKPKPFQKGDKCYECGGVGHKAVECPSRKNKSHKTFKVSWNDSDSEQFSSIMTMRI encoded by the exons ATGGATCGTGGTAGAGGCTCTACCCCTGTGAATACTCCACCATTCTTTGATAGAACGGATTATTCTCAGTGGAAGGTAATGATGACCGCGTTCCTTATCTCCCAAGATGATGAGAGACAATGGACTATGGTCGAAGAGGGTTGGAAACACCCTTTGAAACCCATGAATGAGGGTTCTGCCGTATTAATGCAGAAACCCAAATCAAAATGGGATTATATTGAAAAAGGTGATTTTAGAATGAACACCAAAGCTCTTAACAGCTTATTTTTTGCACTACCTAAAAAAGAGCGGAGAAGGATTATCACAAGGATTATCACTTGTCCTAACGCTAAGAATGCTTGGGATACCTTAGCCACTACCTATGAGG ACCCCATTTCCTCCCATAGGATTGTCAAAAAATTCCTCTGTGCTATCCCTCCTAGTTATGAGGCTAAGCAAATTGCCATAGAAGAAGCCCAAAATCTAGATACTTATTCCTTGGATGAGTTGGTAGGAAACTTGGAAGTTTTTGAGTCTAAGAGGAAAAAGTCTAGTAAGTCAAAGACCATAGCCTTATCCACTGTCAATGAGGTAGATGAGAAACAAAAGGAACCTGAGTTTCTTGAGGGTAGTTTGGAAGAGATTGCCTACCTAACTAAACAGTTTGATAAGATGCTTAGGAAGAGAAGGTCTTTCCCTGTTGGTCGTAATCCCTCCCGAGGTTTGTCTTCTAGGAATCCTAAACCTAGTGATACCACAGGCGATAGGAATCCCAAGCCTAAACCCTTTCAGAAAGGTGATAAGTGCTATGAGTGTGGTGGTGTCGGACATAAAGCTGTTGAATGTCCAAGTAGGAAGAATAAATCCCACAAAACCTTTAAGGTGTCTTGGAATGATAGTGATTCCGAGCAATTCTCATCAATCATGACGATGAGAATATAG
- the LOC101304755 gene encoding uncharacterized protein At5g08430-like produces MRKQARKDKEGLCKECLELVRLAKSNSECRPDGKRLDFENRDTFECRFKECWEIIKENEGLTLDDVYSPNTCSNDDDDEDDDHIEADNSILGKRKAQAEEIGISDDDDDDDHLQFQKSILQKRQKVETKFMGWGSEPLIGFLKSVKKDTSKQLSQRELGSAIYEYVMDRHLLEYTNKKTKVRCDWRLNKIFRKEEVDVVDVFSFLDQHLKNVEGTCYAAIVANNMKLVYLRRSLVEKLMLEQPESWERKVVGSFVRVENAEGNKSNNSSDHKLIQVKGIINKNEETFLELIGREDPISVSLLSDCDFTKEECEDLQQSPEICLLRRHTVAEIGQKARELHEDITKDWIERELVRLEECIAHEKRENRWISGEWRLKWVLAQDRYATTTS; encoded by the exons ATGAGGAAGCAAGCAC GGAAGGACAAAGAAGGTCTCTGCAAGGAGTGTTTGGAGCTAGTTAGGCTCGCGAAATCAAACTCGGAATGTAGACCAGATGGAAAGAGATTAGACTTCGAGAATAGGGATACATTTGAGTGTCGATTCAAGGAGTGTTGGGAAATCATAAAGGAAAATGAGGGCTTGACTTTGGATGATGTCTATTCCCCAAATACATGTAGTAACGATGATGATGACGAAGATGATGATCATATAGAAGCTGACAATTCAATATTGGGAAAACGGAAGGCACAAGCAGAAGAGATTGGAATTAGTGACGACGATGATGATGATGATCATCTACAATTTCAGAAGTCTATATTACAAAAGAGGCAGAAGGTAGAAACAAAATTTATGGGATGGGGATCAGAACCTCTGATTGGGTTCCTCAAATCCGTTAAGAAAGATACAAGCAAGCAATTATCACAACGTGAGTTGGGATCTGCAATCTACGAGTATGTCATGGATAGACACCTTCTTGAGTACACAAATAAGAAGACAAAGGTTAGATGTGACTGGAGGCTGAATAAAATTTTCAGAAAGGAAGAGGTAGATGTGGTCGATGTGTTTAGTTTTCTGGATCAACATTTGAAGAATGTTGAAGGAACCTGTTATGCAGCTATAGTAGCTAATAACATGAAGCTTGTCTATTTGAGAAGGAGCTTAGTGGAGAAGTTGATGTTGGAGCAGCCCGAAAGTTGGGAGAGAAAGGTGGTGGGAAGCTTTGTGAGAGTGGAAAATGCTGAAGGAAATAAGTCAAATAACTCCTCTGATCACAAACTCATACAAGTTAAGGGCATTATTAACAAAAATGAAGAGACTTTTCTGGAACTAATTGGAAGAGAGGATCCAATTTCGGTTTCTCTGCTATCGGATTGCGACTTCACTAAGGAAGAATGTGAGGATTTGCAACAGAGCCCGGAAATTTGCCTGCTTAGGAGACATACAGTTGCGGAGATTGGTCAAAAGGCAAGAGAGCTACATGAAGATATAACCAAGGATTGGATTGAAAGAGAGTTGGTCCGGCTAGAGGAATGCATTGCTCATGAGAAAAGGGAGAACAGATGGATCAGTGGAGAGTGGAGACTTAAGTGGGTATTGGCGCAAGATAGATATGCTACAACAACCAGCTGA
- the LOC101295896 gene encoding uncharacterized protein LOC101295896, with the protein MKIRVEAKESNPDGEQKHPLLHDTLSPEIEEKRTLIQRAMNQTFQSTAHLANLLPTGTVLAFQLLAPIFTNQGVCDSVSRVMTAGLVGLCGASCFLLSFTDSYRDNKGNVCYGFATFKGLWIIDGSTALAPEVAANFRLKFIDFLHAFMSILVFAAIALYDQNVVNCFDPAPSDKAQEVLTSLPVAIGVFCSMLFVVFPTKRHGIGFPLSAS; encoded by the coding sequence ATGAAGATCAGGGTAGAAGCAAAGGAATCCAACCCCGATGGTGAGCAAAAACATCCTCTCTTGCACGATACACTGTCACCGGAAATAGAGGAGAAAAGAACGCTGATACAGAGAGCCATGAACCAGACGTTTCAGAGCACAGCTCATTTAGCCAATCTTTTACCTACTGGAACAGTTCTTGCATTTCAACTTCTGGCACCTATATTCACAAACCAAGGCGTTTGCGACTCGGTCAGCAGGGTCATGACTGCTGGTCTTGTAGGCCTCTGTGGCGCTTCGTGTTTTCTACTCAGTTTCACTGATAGCTACAGGGACAACAAGGGAAACGTCTGCTATGGATTTGCTACATTCAAAGGCTTATGGATCATAGATGGGTCAACCGCCCTTGCACCAGAAGTTGCTGCAAATTTCAGACTGAAGTTTATAGATTTCCTCCATGCCTTCATGTCCATACTTGTATTTGCAGCTATTGCACTATATGATCAGAATGTAGTGAATTGCTTTGACCCAGCACCGTCGGATAAGGCTCAGGAGGTTCTCACATCATTGCCAGTTGCCATTGGTGTATTCTGCAGCATGTTGTTTGTTGTGTTTCCAACCAAGCGCCATGGGATTGGCTTCCCCCTCTCTGCAAGCTAA
- the LOC101293561 gene encoding germin-like protein 9-3-like, with translation MASRTSSLKYLSLLVLSLATVQMTLAGDPDILTDFIAPPNGTVDGNFFTFTGMRVLVGGGPPKAFTVLKATLTEFPALNGQSVSYAVLEFPSGTTNPPHTHPRSAELLFLVEGTLEVGFVDTKNNLFTQTLQSGDLFVFPKGLAHFQYNADSSTPALAISAFGSANAGTVSLPSTLFATNIDDNVLALSFKTDVDTIQKLKAGLAPKP, from the coding sequence ATGGCTTCAAGAACTTCCAGCCTCAAATATTTGTCACTACTAGTTCTTTCACTTGCCACTGTTCAAATGACATTGGCAGGAGACCCTGACATTCTTACCGACTTCATTGCCCCTCCAAATGGAACTGTGGACGGAAACTTCTTCACATTCACCGGCATGCGAGTTCTTGTTGGAGGAGGCCCTCCCAAAGCCTTCACCGTGTTGAAGGCAACCTTGACAGAGTTTCCTGCTCTTAATGGGCAGAGTGTTTCATATGCAGTCCTTGAATTCCCATCTGGCACTACTAACCCACCGCACACTCATCCTCGCTCCGCCGAGCTTCTTTTCCTTGTTGAGGGCACCCTTGAAGTTGGCTTTGTTGACACAAAGAATAACCTCTTTACGCAGACTCTTCAATCCGGTGACCTGTTTGTGTTTCCCAAGGGACTTGCCCACTTCCAGTACAATGCTGATTCATCAACACCAGCTCTAGCAATTTCTGCCTTTGGAAGTGCCAATGCAGGAACTGTATCACTTCCTTCAACTTTGTTCGCCACCAACATCGATGACAATGTATTGGCTTTGTCCTTCAAGACTGATGTAGACACTATTCAGAAGCTCAAGGCCGGTCTTGCTCCCAAGCCATGA
- the LOC101303889 gene encoding germin-like protein 9-3-like, producing the protein MASRTSSLKFFSLLISSLAIVQMAIADPDILTDFIAPPNGTVDGNFFTFTGMRVLVSGDEPKNFTVLKATMAEFPALNGQSVSYAVLEFPAGTTNPPHTHPRSAELLFLVDGTLEVGFVDSKNKLFTQTLQSGDIFVFPKGLVHFQYNADSQNAAIAISAFGSASAGTVSLPSTLFATNIDDNVLALSFKTDVATIQKLKAGLAPKP; encoded by the coding sequence ATGGCTTCAAGAACGTCAAGCCTCAAATTCTTCTCACTACTGATTTCTTCACTTGCCATTGTTCAAATGGCAATTGCAGACCCAGACATTCTTACCGACTTCATTGCCCCTCCAAATGGAACAGTAGATGGAAACTTCTTCACATTCACCGGAATGCGAGTTCTTGTTAGTGGAGACGAGCCCAAAAACTTCACAGTATTGAAGGCAACCATGGCAGAGTTTCCTGCTCTCAATGGGCAGAGTGTTTCATACGCAGTTCTTGAATTCCCAGCTGGAACTACTAACCCACCACACACTCATCCTCGCTCTGCTGAGCTCCTCTTCCTTGTCGACGGCACCCTTGAAGTTGGCTTTGTCGACTCAAAGAACAAACTCTTTACTCAGACTCTTCAGTCAGGTGACATCTTTGTGTTTCCCAAAGGACTTGTGCACTTCCAATACAATGCTGACTCACAAAACGCAGCTATAGCAATTTCTGCTTTCGGAAGTGCAAGTGCAGGAACTGTGTCACTTCCTTCAACTTTGTTCGCCACCAACATCGATGACAATGTGTTGGCTTTGTCCTTCAAGACTGATGTAGCCACCATTCAAAAGCTCAAGGCTGGTCTTGCTCCCAAACCATAG
- the LOC101303679 gene encoding triose phosphate/phosphate translocator TPT, chloroplastic-like: MESRVLSRATAFASSVPSLRKSSPRHPAAVSFAASPRRPIGAVSEGGNLIWGRQLRPALLLEASPSPSRRDALKPCRAAAAGGSDSAGEAKPAPVGFLGKYPWLVTGFFFFMWYFLNVIFNILNKKIYNYFPYPYFVSVIHLAVGVVYCLISWAVGLPKRAPMDSNQLKLLIPVAACHALGHVTSNVSFAAVAVSFTHTIKALEPFFNASASQFILGQSIPLSLWLSLAPVVLGVSMASLTELSFNWLGFISAMISNISFTYRSIYSKKAMTDMDSTNLYAYISIIALFFCLPPALILEGPQLLKHGFADAIAKVGLVKFITDLVWVGLFYHLYNQLATNTLERVAPLTHAVGNVLKRVFVIGFSIVIFGNKISTQTGIGTAIAIAGVAIYSYLKAKIEEEKRQAKAA; encoded by the exons ATGGAGTCGCGAGTGTTGTCACGCGCCACCGCCTTCGCCTCCTCCGTCCCCTCCCTCCGTAAGTCGTCCCCGCGCCACCCCGCCGCAGTCTCTTTCGCCGCCTCGCCTCGCCGCCCGATCGGCGCCGTCAGCGAGGGCGGGAACTTGATCTGGGGGAGGCAGCTCCGTCCGGCGCTGCTCCTCGAGGCCTCGCCGTCGCCGTCGAGGAGGGACGCTCTCAAGCCGTGCCGTGCCGCCGCCGCCGGGGGTAGCGATTCCGCCGG AGAAGCGAAGCCCGCTCCGGTCGGGTTCCTCGGGAAGTACCCGTGGCTGGTCACCGGCTTCTTCTTCTTCATGTG GTACTTTCTGAACGTGATTTTCAACATTTTGAACAAGAAGATCTACAACTACTTCCCGTATCCATA CTTTGTGTCGGTGATACACTTGGCAGTTGGGGTGGTTTACTGTCTGATCAGCTGGGCCGTTGGCCTTCCTAAGCGCGCT CCTATGGACTCGAACCAATTGAAGTTGCTCATCCCTGTTGCGGCGTGCCACGCACTCGGGCACGTCACCAGCAATGTCTCATTTGCAGCCGTTGCTGTCTCATTCACACACACCATCAAAG CTCTTGAGCCATTTTTCAATGCCTCTGCTTCTCAATTCATACTTGGACAATCAATCCCCTTGTCCTTGTGGTTGTCTCTGGCTCCTGTTGTTCTTG GTGTGTCAATGGCATCACTCACTGAGTTGTCATTCAACTGGCTTGGATTCATTAGTGCTATGATTTCAAATATCTCCTTCACTTATAGGAGTATCTATTCAAAGAAAGCCATG ACTGATATGGATAGTACCAATTTGTACGCTTACATTTCAATCATCGCACTCTTTTTCTGCCTTCCACCTGCTCTCATT TTGGAGGGACCTCAACTGCTTAAGCACGGCTTTGCTGATGCAATTGCTAAAGTAGGCCTTGTCAAATTCATTACTGATCTCGTCTGGGTGGGGTTGTTTTACCATCTCTACAATCAG CTGGCCACCAACACCCTTGAGAGAGTGGCACCTCTTACACACGCAGTTGGAAATGTGTTGAAACGTGTGTTTGTGATTGGGTTCTCAATCGTAATCTTTG GTAACAAGATTTCAACACAAACTGGTATTGGAACGGCCATTGCAATTGCTGGAGTTGCTATCTACTCTTACCTCAAGGCCAAGATAGAGGAAGAGAAACGA CAAGCAAAAGCTGCATGA